The bacterium genome window below encodes:
- a CDS encoding glutamate dehydrogenase encodes LDVKMTAAYHAVSELARKQKLYMRDAAYVISISRVAQACKDRGWV; translated from the coding sequence CTGGACGTCAAGATGACGGCCGCCTACCACGCCGTGTCCGAGCTCGCCCGGAAGCAGAAGCTCTACATGCGCGACGCCGCGTACGTGATCTCGATCAGCCGCGTGGCGCAGGCCTGCAAGGACCGCGGCTGGGTTTGA